One Streptomyces sp. B21-105 genomic region harbors:
- a CDS encoding ComEC/Rec2 family competence protein, producing MHADSGKRLGDAHPRQEAPLDLRLVPPALAAWATAALTLDASTGLVGGLVVGCLAVAATLLVVGRGGDRNVPGASAPWSARPRATVGEVDVAVTSGRHGASPRVASREGRGAGLSGRRTGSPPVTVADADVGSGGAGLSGRRRVWPRVTVAASLLCVAAAAASAGLHGTDLRRGPVPALADRYASVTAEVELTSDPRLTRPRVRGDHVMPDSVLIEAEVRRVESAGRTAVATRTPVLLIVDAGSRSGDGDRRAGPDGREKSGGARGPEGRAEAPWLALLPSTRLRVAGRLAPALARGDRFAAVLRVRDRAAPSIVGRPSAAQRSAGRLRAGLRVATDGLPADARALLPGLVVGDTSRITPELDEAFKETDLAHTLAVSGSNLTIILALLLGPPGLAQQVERRGLAPRLGVPLRATAVLGGALTLGFVVVCRPDPSVLRAAACGAVVLLALVTGRRRSLVPALATAVLLLVLYDPWLARSYGFLLSVLATGALLTLAPRWSAALRRRRVPPRLAEALAAAGAAQALCAPVVAVLSARVSLVAVPCNLLVEFAVAPATVLGFAVLATAPVAMPVAEALAWCAGWPAEWIAGVARTGAALPGAGMDWPGSWAGALLLGVVTAVAVMSGRRLSRHPWLCVVCGALLLLVVVRPPPLTRVLTGWPPPGWRLAMCDVGQGDATVLAAGDGAGVVVDAGPDPALVDQCLRTLGVTRVPLVVLTHFHADHVAGLPGVLRGREVGAVETTGFEEPVEQVEFVRKEARARNIPVVRAVAGERRRVGALEWEVLWPAPFPAPEPEGPNDASVTLLVRSAGLRMLLLGDLEPPAQRALSRSPAAALVRGVDVLKVAHHGSAYQDPDLIRAVAPRLALISCGADNPYGHPAPSTVAALRAGGAAVLRTDRDGALAVVGGGGEGGGGELRVARD from the coding sequence GTGCACGCCGACTCCGGAAAGCGGCTGGGCGACGCCCACCCGCGTCAGGAAGCGCCGTTGGATCTCCGGCTCGTGCCGCCCGCACTCGCGGCCTGGGCCACGGCCGCGCTCACGTTGGACGCGTCCACGGGGCTGGTGGGCGGCCTCGTGGTCGGCTGCCTGGCGGTCGCCGCGACCCTGCTCGTCGTGGGGAGGGGCGGGGACAGGAATGTGCCGGGCGCGTCGGCCCCTTGGAGCGCAAGGCCGCGTGCGACCGTCGGAGAGGTGGATGTCGCCGTCACGTCGGGTCGGCACGGGGCTTCGCCGCGCGTGGCGTCGCGGGAGGGGCGTGGAGCGGGCTTGTCGGGGCGTCGGACGGGTTCGCCGCCCGTCACCGTCGCGGATGCGGATGTGGGGTCGGGGGGTGCGGGCTTGTCGGGTCGGCGGAGGGTTTGGCCGCGTGTGACCGTCGCCGCCTCGCTGCTCTGTGTGGCCGCGGCCGCCGCGTCGGCCGGGCTGCACGGCACCGATCTGCGCCGCGGGCCGGTGCCGGCGCTGGCGGACAGGTACGCGAGCGTCACCGCGGAGGTCGAGCTCACCTCGGACCCACGGCTCACGCGCCCCCGGGTCAGAGGGGACCATGTGATGCCGGACTCGGTGCTGATCGAGGCGGAGGTGCGCAGGGTCGAGAGCGCTGGCCGGACGGCGGTGGCGACGCGGACGCCGGTCCTGCTGATCGTGGACGCCGGATCGCGCAGCGGAGACGGCGACCGACGGGCGGGGCCGGACGGGCGGGAAAAGTCTGGCGGCGCGCGAGGTCCTGAAGGGCGGGCCGAGGCTCCGTGGCTTGCGTTGTTGCCGTCCACCCGGCTGCGGGTGGCCGGGCGGCTCGCGCCTGCCCTGGCCCGAGGGGACCGGTTCGCGGCGGTGCTGCGGGTGCGGGATCGGGCGGCGCCGTCGATCGTGGGACGTCCCTCTGCCGCGCAGCGGTCGGCGGGGCGGCTGCGGGCCGGCCTGCGTGTGGCCACCGACGGCTTGCCGGCGGACGCCAGAGCGCTGCTGCCGGGGCTGGTGGTCGGGGACACCTCGAGGATCACGCCCGAGCTGGACGAGGCCTTCAAGGAGACGGACCTGGCCCACACTTTGGCCGTCTCCGGGAGCAACCTCACGATCATCCTCGCGCTGCTCCTCGGCCCGCCCGGCCTCGCCCAGCAGGTCGAGCGGCGTGGTTTGGCGCCCCGGCTGGGCGTCCCGCTCCGTGCGACCGCGGTGCTCGGCGGGGCGCTCACGCTCGGATTCGTGGTGGTGTGCCGGCCCGACCCCAGCGTGCTGCGCGCGGCGGCCTGCGGAGCGGTCGTGCTCCTGGCCCTGGTGACCGGCCGACGCAGGTCCCTCGTCCCGGCACTGGCGACCGCCGTGTTGCTCCTGGTGCTGTACGACCCGTGGCTGGCCCGGAGTTACGGCTTCCTGCTGTCCGTCCTCGCCACCGGGGCCCTGTTGACACTGGCGCCGCGTTGGAGTGCCGCACTGCGCAGGCGGCGGGTGCCGCCGAGGCTCGCCGAGGCGTTGGCGGCAGCCGGAGCCGCGCAGGCCCTGTGCGCACCGGTCGTCGCCGTGCTGTCGGCACGGGTGAGTCTGGTGGCGGTGCCCTGCAACCTCCTCGTGGAGTTCGCGGTCGCGCCCGCGACAGTGCTGGGCTTTGCGGTGCTGGCGACCGCGCCGGTGGCGATGCCGGTGGCCGAGGCACTGGCCTGGTGCGCAGGTTGGCCCGCCGAGTGGATCGCGGGCGTGGCCCGAACGGGCGCCGCACTGCCGGGCGCGGGAATGGACTGGCCGGGCAGTTGGGCCGGAGCCCTGCTGCTGGGGGTCGTCACGGCCGTGGCGGTGATGTCCGGGCGGCGGTTGTCGAGACATCCGTGGCTGTGCGTGGTCTGCGGGGCGCTGCTGCTGCTCGTGGTGGTGCGCCCGCCGCCGCTGACGCGGGTGCTCACGGGCTGGCCGCCGCCGGGCTGGCGGCTGGCGATGTGCGACGTCGGACAGGGCGACGCGACCGTTCTCGCGGCGGGCGACGGCGCCGGCGTGGTTGTGGACGCCGGTCCGGATCCGGCGCTGGTCGACCAGTGCCTGCGCACGCTCGGCGTCACCAGGGTACCGCTCGTCGTGCTGACGCACTTCCACGCCGACCATGTGGCCGGGTTGCCGGGGGTGCTGCGGGGCCGGGAGGTGGGGGCTGTCGAGACCACGGGATTCGAGGAACCCGTGGAGCAGGTGGAGTTCGTACGGAAGGAGGCGAGGGCGCGGAACATCCCCGTGGTGCGGGCCGTTGCCGGGGAACGGCGGCGGGTCGGCGCCCTGGAATGGGAGGTGTTGTGGCCTGCGCCGTTCCCGGCGCCGGAACCGGAGGGGCCGAACGACGCGAGTGTGACGCTGCTCGTGCGATCGGCCGGGCTGCGCATGCTGCTGCTGGGCGACCTCGAACCTCCGGCGCAGCGGGCGCTGTCGAGATCGCCGGCGGCGGCGCTGGTACGCGGAGTGGACGTGCTGAAGGTGGCGCATCACGGCTCGGCCTATCAGGACCCGGACCTCATACGGGCGGTGGCGCCCCGGCTGGCACTGATCAGTTGCGGCGCGGACAACCCGTACGGACACCCGGCGCCCAGCACGGTGGCGGCACTGCGTGCGGGAGGGGCGGCGGTGCTGCGGACGGACCGGGACGGGGCGCTGGCGGTCGTCGGAGGGGGTGGCGAGGGCGGGGGCGGGGAGTTGCGGGTGGCGCGAGACTGA
- a CDS encoding helix-hairpin-helix domain-containing protein, which produces MPVWLQARCGLERRSVLALTVLLVAAAGFAVQHFWAGRVQPVKVPEVVRAAAPFGAVEGRRGSVAGAAAEPEATDGPPGPGTAGDAGSTGGAEIVVDVSGKVRKPGIHRLPAGSRVVDALGAAGGVRPGTDTDGLNRARFLVDGEQVVVGGPPVAVAGVAAGGAGSGSARYGGAAGPGGGPAVPVSLNTATVDQLEALPGVGPVLAQHIIDHRAQHGGFRSVDELRDVNGIGERRFADLRNLVRP; this is translated from the coding sequence ATGCCGGTCTGGTTGCAGGCACGGTGCGGACTGGAGCGCAGGAGCGTGCTGGCGCTGACCGTACTGCTGGTCGCCGCCGCCGGCTTCGCCGTGCAGCACTTCTGGGCCGGAAGGGTCCAGCCGGTGAAGGTGCCGGAGGTGGTGCGAGCAGCGGCCCCCTTCGGGGCGGTGGAGGGCCGGCGGGGCTCGGTGGCTGGGGCGGCGGCTGAGCCGGAAGCGACCGACGGTCCACCCGGGCCGGGAACCGCGGGGGACGCCGGGAGCACGGGCGGCGCCGAGATCGTGGTGGACGTCAGCGGCAAGGTGCGCAAACCCGGGATCCACCGCCTCCCGGCCGGGTCGAGGGTCGTCGACGCGTTGGGCGCGGCCGGCGGGGTGCGGCCGGGCACCGACACCGACGGCCTCAACCGCGCCCGGTTCCTCGTGGACGGCGAGCAGGTCGTCGTCGGCGGCCCTCCGGTCGCCGTGGCCGGGGTGGCAGCGGGAGGAGCGGGTTCGGGATCGGCGAGGTACGGCGGCGCGGCAGGTCCGGGCGGTGGGCCCGCGGTGCCCGTGTCCCTCAACACGGCGACGGTCGACCAACTCGAGGCCCTGCCCGGTGTGGGACCGGTGCTGGCGCAGCACATCATCGACCATCGGGCGCAGCACGGCGGTTTCCGGTCGGTGGACGAACTGCGGGACGTCAACGGCATCGGGGAGCGGCGCTTCGCCGACCTGCGAAATCTCGTGCGGCCATGA
- a CDS encoding DegV family protein has protein sequence MSRHVAIVTDSTAYLPQRTMERHGITAVPLTVVLGDQALEEGTEISTRSLAQALQKRRPVTTSRPSPQYFAETYRRVAESGAAGIVSLHLSAELSGTYDAAVVAAREAPVPVRVVDTGMVAMALGFCALAAAEVAETGGTVDEAVTAAEKRAAGTSAYFYVDTLEYLRRGGRIGTAQALLGSALAVKPLLQLDAGRIDLLEKVRTASKAIARLEELGADRAGSAPVDIAVHHLAAPDRASALADRLRSRVPGLVDLHVSEVGAVIGAHTGPGLLGVVVSPR, from the coding sequence ATGTCCCGCCATGTCGCGATCGTCACGGATTCAACGGCCTACCTGCCGCAGCGGACGATGGAGCGTCATGGCATCACCGCGGTGCCCCTGACCGTGGTCCTCGGCGACCAGGCACTCGAAGAGGGCACCGAGATCTCCACCCGCTCGCTGGCCCAGGCGCTGCAGAAGCGACGCCCCGTCACCACCTCGCGCCCCAGCCCCCAGTACTTCGCCGAGACCTACCGCAGGGTCGCCGAGTCCGGCGCCGCCGGCATCGTCTCCCTCCACCTTTCCGCCGAACTGTCCGGCACGTACGACGCGGCGGTGGTCGCGGCGCGCGAGGCGCCGGTGCCGGTGCGGGTGGTGGACACCGGCATGGTCGCCATGGCGCTCGGCTTCTGCGCACTCGCGGCGGCCGAGGTCGCCGAGACGGGCGGGACGGTCGACGAGGCGGTCACAGCGGCGGAGAAACGAGCCGCCGGCACCTCCGCCTACTTCTACGTCGACACCCTGGAGTATCTGCGTCGGGGCGGCCGGATCGGCACCGCCCAGGCCCTGTTGGGTTCGGCGCTCGCCGTGAAGCCGCTCCTTCAGCTGGACGCGGGGCGCATCGACCTCCTTGAGAAAGTACGGACCGCCTCGAAGGCGATCGCACGCCTGGAAGAACTCGGCGCCGACCGGGCGGGCAGCGCACCGGTGGACATCGCCGTGCATCATCTGGCCGCCCCCGACCGGGCGTCGGCCCTCGCGGACCGATTGCGGTCCCGCGTGCCCGGGCTCGTCGACCTGCATGTCAGCGAGGTCGGAGCGGTGATCGGAGCCCATACCGGACCAGGGCTGCTGGGAGTCGTGGTCTCGCCACGCTGA
- the leuS gene encoding leucine--tRNA ligase, with translation MSETNPAAAAVPAEAAPHRYTAAMAAEIEARWQDFWDAEGTYAAPNPQGDLAGDPEMAARPKKFIMDMFPYPSGAGLHVGHPLGYIATDVFARFQRMTGHNVLHTLGFDAFGLPAEQYAVQTGTHPRVSTEANIENMKSQLRRLGLGHDKRRSFATIDPEYYKWTQWIFLQIFNSWYDTEADKARPIAALVAQFESGERPVPGHTRAWHELTAAERADVLGEFRLAYASDAPVNWCPGLGTVLANEEVTADGRSERGNFPVFKAKLRQWNMRITAYADRLLNDLDALDWPEAIKLQQRNWIGRSEGARVDFPVDGERISVFTTRPDTLFGATYMVLAPEHPLVDKFTPETWPEGTHDVWTGGHATPVDAVAAYRAQAASKSDVERQAEAKDKTGVFTGVYATNPVNGEQVPVFIADYVLMGYGTGAIMAVPAGDQRDFEFARAFELPIHCIVEPTDDRGTDTSTWENAFASYDAKIINSANDEISLNGLGVVDAKARITEWLEGRGIGEGTVNFRLRDWLFSRQRYWGEPFPIVYDEDGVAHPLPESMLPLELPEVEDYSPRTFDPDDANTSPETPLSRNADWVNVTLDLGDGAGPRRYRRETNTMPNWAGSCWYELRYLDPHNSERLVDPAVEQYWMGPREGQPHGGVDLYVGGAEHAVLHLLYARFWSKVLFDLGHVSSAEPFHKLFNQGMIQAYAYTDARGVYVPAAEVEERDGTFLYQGAPVKREYGKMGKSLKNAVTPDEICAEYGADTLRLYEMAMGPLDVSRPWDTRAVVGQYRLLQRLWRNIVDESTGEVTVVDVEADEPTLRALHKAIDGVRQDLEGLRFNTAIAKITELNNHLTKAGGALPRTVAEDLVLLAAPLAPHIAEELWRKLGHTDSVVHTDLPVADPAYVVDESVTCVVQIKGKVKARLEVSPAISDDELEKAALADEAVVKALGGAGIRKVIVRAPKLVNIVPA, from the coding sequence ATGAGCGAGACGAACCCCGCTGCCGCCGCTGTCCCGGCAGAGGCCGCGCCGCACCGCTACACGGCAGCCATGGCCGCCGAGATCGAGGCACGCTGGCAGGACTTCTGGGACGCCGAGGGCACCTACGCCGCGCCGAACCCGCAGGGCGACCTGGCCGGTGACCCCGAGATGGCCGCCCGGCCCAAGAAGTTCATCATGGACATGTTCCCGTACCCCTCCGGTGCGGGCCTGCACGTCGGTCACCCGCTGGGGTACATCGCGACCGACGTCTTCGCGCGCTTCCAGCGCATGACCGGCCACAACGTCCTGCACACCCTGGGCTTCGACGCCTTCGGGCTGCCCGCCGAGCAGTACGCCGTGCAGACCGGCACGCACCCGCGCGTGTCCACCGAGGCCAACATCGAGAACATGAAGTCCCAGCTGCGCCGGCTGGGCCTGGGCCACGACAAGCGCCGGTCGTTCGCCACGATCGACCCCGAGTACTACAAGTGGACCCAGTGGATCTTCCTGCAGATCTTCAACTCCTGGTACGACACGGAAGCGGACAAGGCCCGCCCGATCGCCGCGCTGGTCGCCCAGTTCGAGTCCGGTGAGCGTCCCGTACCGGGGCACACGCGCGCGTGGCACGAGCTGACCGCCGCCGAGCGCGCCGACGTTCTCGGGGAGTTCCGCCTGGCCTACGCCTCCGACGCGCCGGTCAACTGGTGTCCCGGCCTGGGCACGGTGCTGGCCAACGAGGAGGTCACCGCCGACGGCCGCTCCGAGCGCGGCAACTTCCCCGTCTTCAAGGCCAAGCTGCGCCAGTGGAACATGCGCATCACCGCCTACGCGGACCGCCTGCTGAACGACCTGGACGCGCTGGACTGGCCCGAGGCCATCAAGCTGCAGCAGCGCAACTGGATCGGCCGCTCCGAAGGCGCGCGCGTCGACTTCCCCGTGGACGGCGAGCGGATCTCGGTCTTCACCACTCGCCCGGACACCCTGTTCGGCGCGACCTACATGGTTCTGGCCCCCGAGCACCCGCTGGTCGACAAGTTCACCCCGGAAACCTGGCCCGAGGGCACGCACGACGTCTGGACGGGTGGCCACGCCACCCCGGTCGACGCCGTCGCCGCGTACCGCGCGCAGGCGGCCTCGAAGTCCGATGTCGAGCGCCAGGCCGAGGCCAAGGACAAGACCGGCGTCTTCACCGGCGTGTACGCGACCAACCCGGTCAACGGCGAGCAGGTTCCCGTCTTCATCGCCGACTACGTCCTGATGGGCTACGGCACCGGCGCGATCATGGCCGTCCCGGCGGGCGACCAGCGTGACTTCGAGTTCGCGCGCGCCTTCGAGCTGCCGATCCACTGCATCGTCGAGCCGACCGACGACCGCGGCACCGACACGTCGACGTGGGAGAACGCCTTCGCGTCGTACGACGCGAAGATCATCAACTCGGCGAACGACGAGATCAGCCTGAACGGCCTGGGCGTCGTCGACGCCAAGGCGCGCATCACCGAATGGCTCGAGGGCCGGGGCATCGGCGAGGGCACAGTCAACTTCCGCCTGCGCGACTGGCTGTTCAGCCGCCAGCGCTACTGGGGCGAGCCCTTCCCGATCGTCTACGACGAGGACGGCGTCGCCCACCCGCTGCCCGAGTCGATGCTGCCCCTGGAGCTGCCGGAGGTCGAGGACTACTCGCCCCGCACCTTCGACCCGGACGACGCGAACACCTCCCCGGAGACGCCGCTGTCCCGCAACGCGGACTGGGTGAACGTCACGCTGGACCTGGGCGACGGCGCCGGTCCGCGACGCTACCGCCGCGAGACCAACACCATGCCCAACTGGGCCGGTTCCTGCTGGTACGAGCTGCGTTACCTGGACCCGCACAACAGTGAGCGGCTGGTCGACCCGGCCGTCGAGCAGTACTGGATGGGCCCTCGCGAGGGGCAGCCGCACGGCGGCGTCGACCTGTACGTCGGCGGCGCCGAGCACGCCGTGCTGCACCTGCTGTACGCGCGCTTCTGGTCCAAGGTCCTGTTCGACCTCGGGCACGTGTCCTCCGCGGAGCCGTTCCATAAACTGTTCAACCAGGGCATGATCCAGGCCTACGCGTACACCGACGCCCGCGGCGTGTACGTCCCGGCCGCCGAGGTCGAGGAGCGGGACGGCACGTTCCTGTACCAGGGCGCGCCCGTGAAGCGCGAGTACGGGAAGATGGGCAAGTCCCTGAAGAATGCCGTCACTCCGGACGAGATCTGCGCCGAGTACGGCGCCGACACGCTGCGCCTGTACGAGATGGCGATGGGTCCGCTGGACGTCTCGCGCCCGTGGGACACCCGTGCGGTGGTCGGCCAGTACCGCCTGCTGCAGCGGCTGTGGCGCAACATCGTCGACGAGTCCACCGGCGAGGTGACCGTCGTCGACGTCGAGGCCGACGAGCCGACCCTGCGAGCGCTGCACAAGGCGATCGACGGGGTGCGCCAGGACCTGGAGGGCCTGCGTTTCAACACCGCCATCGCCAAGATCACCGAGCTGAACAACCACCTGACCAAGGCGGGCGGGGCACTGCCGCGCACGGTCGCCGAGGACCTGGTGCTGCTGGCCGCCCCGCTGGCCCCGCACATCGCCGAGGAACTGTGGCGCAAGCTGGGCCACACCGACTCGGTCGTCCACACGGATCTGCCCGTCGCCGACCCGGCGTACGTCGTGGACGAGAGCGTGACCTGCGTCGTGCAGATCAAGGGCAAGGTCAAGGCGCGCCTGGAGGTCTCCCCGGCCATCTCCGACGACGAGCTGGAGAAGGCCGCGCTGGCCGACGAGGCGGTCGTCAAGGCGCTGGGCGGGGCCGGCATCCGCAAGGTGATCGTGCGGGCGCCGAAGCTGGTGAACATCGTTCCGGCGTAG
- a CDS encoding cytochrome b/b6 domain-containing protein: MNPRSSNSTLPKPGRSAYGLATAVVLVLIPVVVLVGGDQLQAFLNFGAGVLSLVCLTCSVIWGLVAQDRLILNTRQRILAQGVHRVTAVGSIAFLVVHITVKLALEHTVLIAALIPFSLGVKGTAGLIGLGSLAALLMIFVGITGALRNQFAAPAEVAARWRAMHMLAYPALCAALIHGLYAGRAAKPFFMISYELCLAGVMAALALRAAPRPFKRRVADRITALLGAPDRSAMDGLEASRARVSETGSSALPGYEGRSGRSPLTDTMSSTRMTPPSASPLYGTPATPEPANGFAAAYRAVNTPPRGQQPPYIADQTARMSMPFDLQQATEAIPRADSGGSTSGNWPIPSPPPVGEAPQSVYDPLQDTGFTIPVYGNPGSPGAGGRDVYDTGETNPGYGAYNQNDTYNSGPANEPSPGASYDAPGSGEPWNTPSGGYR, from the coding sequence ATGAACCCTCGTTCCAGTAACAGCACGCTCCCCAAGCCCGGCCGGTCGGCCTACGGGTTGGCGACGGCTGTCGTCCTGGTCCTCATACCTGTGGTCGTGCTGGTCGGCGGCGACCAGTTGCAGGCATTCCTCAACTTCGGTGCGGGTGTCCTGTCGCTGGTGTGCCTCACCTGCTCGGTCATCTGGGGCCTCGTCGCCCAGGACCGGCTCATCCTCAACACACGTCAGCGGATCCTCGCGCAGGGCGTCCACCGCGTGACCGCCGTCGGCTCCATCGCGTTCCTCGTGGTGCACATCACCGTCAAGCTGGCGCTGGAGCACACCGTCCTGATCGCCGCGCTGATCCCCTTCAGCCTGGGCGTCAAGGGCACTGCCGGGCTCATCGGCCTCGGCTCCCTGGCGGCCCTGCTCATGATCTTCGTGGGCATCACCGGTGCGCTGCGCAACCAGTTCGCCGCACCGGCCGAGGTCGCCGCCCGCTGGCGCGCGATGCACATGCTGGCCTACCCGGCTCTGTGCGCGGCCCTCATCCACGGCCTGTACGCGGGGCGCGCGGCGAAGCCGTTCTTCATGATCTCGTACGAGCTCTGCCTGGCCGGCGTCATGGCCGCCCTCGCGCTGCGCGCCGCTCCGCGCCCGTTCAAGCGCCGGGTCGCCGACCGCATCACCGCGCTCCTGGGCGCCCCGGACCGCTCCGCCATGGACGGCCTCGAGGCGTCACGCGCGCGCGTGTCGGAGACCGGCTCGTCGGCGCTGCCCGGGTACGAGGGCCGCTCCGGCCGATCGCCGCTGACGGACACGATGAGCTCCACCCGGATGACCCCGCCGTCGGCGTCGCCGCTGTACGGCACGCCCGCCACCCCCGAGCCGGCGAACGGCTTCGCGGCCGCCTACCGCGCCGTCAACACCCCGCCGCGCGGCCAGCAGCCGCCCTACATCGCCGATCAGACGGCTCGCATGAGCATGCCGTTCGACCTGCAGCAGGCCACCGAGGCGATCCCGCGGGCCGACAGCGGCGGCAGCACGTCGGGCAACTGGCCGATCCCGTCCCCGCCTCCGGTCGGCGAGGCGCCCCAGTCCGTCTACGACCCGCTCCAGGACACGGGATTCACCATCCCGGTCTATGGCAATCCGGGCAGTCCGGGAGCTGGCGGACGTGACGTGTACGACACAGGTGAGACGAACCCCGGGTACGGCGCGTACAACCAGAACGACACGTACAACAGCGGTCCCGCCAACGAACCATCGCCCGGTGCGTCGTACGACGCACCGGGTTCGGGCGAACCTTGGAACACGCCTTCCGGAGGCTATAGGTGA
- a CDS encoding NADH-ubiquinone oxidoreductase-F iron-sulfur binding region domain-containing protein: MNEALPDVPEVRVVGLPQLTSGFDLVERLDLPMHLKVHGPLEPLGGEALAKLSENINLKGRGGAGFPFHKKLRSVAEAAIKRGVRPVVVVNGSEDEPACRKDTVLINRAPHLILDGALLVAEALGARTLVVGVTRESTQRSIEAALSERGLSNGRRSALKAFVQRNPIRMVTGAAASLIRSIDGGPPIPPGRKVSASQNGVGGAPTLLSNAETFAQLAIAARIGPERYGNTGLYDEPGTVMLTVSGAVARPMVIEVPTGVPLRYVLQLAGAPPVPQGVLTGGYHGKWIDAATVNEAVVSRNSLDAVGGALGAGAILPISQETCPLGESLRVAQWLADESAGQCGPCYLGLPAAARGMEDIINGGGPAALEALKQVAKNVKRRGACSHPDGSAMFLESTIKAFTDDLAAHVLGNGCGRPVEGVLPLFEAGTAPAAITSGRAPEESGSSRQKIFVDWTLCRGHGLCADILPEVFQLGADGFPTVAQAKVPEYAEAKALRAVRRCPALALRIEEDTRAQAPARNLPVLSQGRGRRALGR, translated from the coding sequence GTGAACGAGGCCCTGCCCGACGTCCCCGAAGTCCGCGTGGTCGGCCTTCCGCAACTCACGTCGGGTTTCGACCTTGTCGAGAGACTTGACCTGCCCATGCACCTGAAGGTGCACGGGCCGTTGGAACCCCTGGGCGGAGAGGCCCTCGCGAAGCTCTCCGAGAACATCAACCTGAAGGGCCGCGGCGGCGCGGGCTTCCCCTTCCACAAGAAGCTGCGCTCGGTCGCCGAGGCCGCGATCAAGCGCGGCGTACGGCCGGTCGTCGTCGTCAACGGCAGCGAGGACGAACCGGCCTGCCGCAAGGACACGGTGCTCATCAACCGTGCCCCGCACCTCATCCTGGACGGCGCGCTGCTCGTCGCGGAGGCGCTGGGTGCCCGCACGCTCGTGGTGGGGGTCACCCGCGAATCGACTCAGCGCTCCATAGAGGCCGCACTCTCCGAACGCGGACTCAGCAACGGCCGCCGATCGGCGCTGAAGGCGTTCGTCCAGCGCAACCCGATCCGCATGGTCACCGGTGCCGCGGCGTCGCTGATCCGTTCGATCGACGGCGGCCCGCCGATCCCGCCCGGCCGCAAGGTCAGCGCCTCGCAGAACGGCGTCGGTGGCGCGCCCACCCTGCTCTCCAACGCCGAGACGTTCGCCCAGCTGGCCATCGCCGCCCGGATCGGTCCGGAGCGGTACGGCAACACCGGCCTGTACGACGAGCCGGGCACCGTCATGCTGACGGTCTCCGGCGCGGTCGCCCGCCCGATGGTGATCGAGGTCCCCACCGGCGTGCCGCTGCGCTACGTCCTCCAGCTCGCGGGCGCCCCGCCGGTGCCCCAGGGCGTGCTGACCGGCGGCTACCACGGCAAGTGGATCGACGCGGCGACGGTCAACGAGGCGGTCGTCTCCCGCAACTCGCTCGACGCGGTGGGCGGGGCGCTCGGCGCCGGCGCGATCCTGCCGATCAGCCAGGAGACGTGCCCGCTGGGTGAGTCCCTGCGCGTGGCGCAATGGCTGGCCGACGAGAGCGCGGGGCAGTGCGGCCCCTGCTACCTCGGCCTGCCGGCCGCCGCGCGCGGCATGGAAGACATCATCAACGGCGGTGGCCCGGCCGCCCTGGAGGCGCTCAAGCAGGTCGCCAAGAACGTCAAGCGGCGCGGCGCCTGCTCGCACCCGGACGGCTCCGCGATGTTCCTGGAGTCGACCATCAAGGCGTTCACCGACGACCTCGCCGCCCACGTCCTCGGGAACGGCTGCGGACGGCCCGTGGAGGGCGTTCTGCCGCTCTTCGAGGCGGGCACGGCACCCGCGGCCATCACGAGCGGCAGAGCGCCGGAGGAGAGCGGCTCGAGCCGCCAGAAGATCTTCGTCGACTGGACGCTCTGCCGCGGCCACGGCCTGTGCGCCGACATCCTCCCCGAGGTCTTCCAGCTCGGCGCCGACGGCTTCCCGACAGTGGCGCAGGCGAAGGTACCGGAGTACGCCGAGGCAAAAGCTCTACGCGCGGTGCGTCGCTGTCCGGCGCTCGCCCTGCGCATCGAGGAGGACACGCGCGCGCAGGCGCCCGCCCGCAACCTCCCGGTCCTCTCCCAGGGCCGCGGCCGCCGCGCCCTCGGCCGCTGA